One Ctenopharyngodon idella isolate HZGC_01 chromosome 9, HZGC01, whole genome shotgun sequence DNA window includes the following coding sequences:
- the pdcl3 gene encoding phosducin-like protein 3: protein MQDPNADTEWNDILRKKGILPPKEAPAEEEEDEQLHQPQSVVKTYESMTLEELEENEDEFNDEDELAIELYRQKRLAEWKANQIKNTFGELSEISGQDYVQEVNNAGAGIWVVLHLYKPGIPLCTLINQHLSQLASKFPQTKFLKSVSITCIPNYPDRNLPTVFVYYEGEMKAQFIGPLVFGGMNLKCDELEWRLSESGAVKTDLEENPRKQIQDHLMTSIRCSAPNRRAGDEDSDED from the exons ATGcag GACCCAAACGCAGACACCGAGTGGAATGACATCCTTAGGAAGAAGGGCATTCTGCCTCCTAAAGAAGCACCGGCGGAAGAGGAAGAGGACGAGCAGCTTCATCAGCCTCAGTCTGTTG TGAAGACCTATGAGAGCATGACTCTAGAGGAGCTGGAGGAAAATGAAGATGAGTTTAATGATGAGGATGAACTCGCCATAGAGCTGTACAG ACAGAAGAGGCTTGCGGAGTGGAAAGCGAACCAGATCAAGAACACGTTCGGGGAGTTGAGTGAGATCTCGGGTCAGGATTACGTGCAGGAGGTGAACAATGCTGGAGCCGGAATCTGGGTGGTGCTGCATCTCTACAAACCGGG AATCCCGTTGTGCACGCTGATAAACCAGCATCTGTCACAACTGGCCAGCAAGTTTCCTCAAACCAAGTTCCTCAAATCTGTTTCCATCACCTGCATTCCCAACTACCCCGACCGCAACCTGCCCACGGTGTTCGTCTACTACGAGGGCGAGATGAAGGCCCAGTTCATCGGCCCTCTGGTTTTTGGTGGCATGAACCTGAAGTGTGACG AGCTGGAGTGGCGTTTATCTGAGTCTGGCGCTGTAAAGACCGACCTGGAGGAAAACCCCAGGAAACAGATCCAGGATCATCTGATGACGTCCATTCGCTGCTCGGCGCCCAACCGCAGAGCCGGTGATGAGGACTCTGACGAGGACTGA